Genomic DNA from Elusimicrobiota bacterium:
GTCAATCTTCCATTATAAGCAGAAATGATAAAATTCCTAAATGTTTCTTCTTTCATTTTTACAAGTTCAGGAACTTCATAAACACCCCAATTCTTTATTTCAATATCTGGAACTTTACCTAAACTTTGCTGGACTTCTTTTTTATTTTCTCCAAGAACACTTCTTAATAATCTATCTCTTGTAACAGAAACTGCAATTTTAGAGATATCAGAAGCAATCCATCTTCTGCCTAACTTTTGAGCAACAGCAGGAGTTGTCCCTCCGCCACAAAAGAAATCTGCGATGATGTCCCCTGGTTTAGAGATTGTTTCAAGGATTCTTTCCATTAAGGCTCCTGGTTTTTGTGTAGGATAACCTATTCTTTCTTTTGCAGTTGGAGCCATCAAAGAAATTTCCCAAACATCTGACATCGGAGCTCCGGGGGATTTTTCACCTGTCTTCTGACCTCTTATTCTATTTCCATTTTCATCAAAAACATTTAATATTTTTAATCCTCCATCTGCCTTGATTGTTGATTCTGATAAAGGTTCATAGATTACTTTAAATGAGTGTTCTCCATCGTTACCCTTAGAATACCAAAAGATTATATCGTGCATCCTTTGAAGGTTTTTCTGCTTTGCAGGCCATCTCCTATATCTCCAAACAATTTCATTCCTGAAATTATCATATCCGAATATTTTATCCAACTCTAATTTGATATAATGGCTTGCGTGCCAATCACAATGAACTAAAATTGAACCTGTCGGTTTGAGCAATCTCTTCATTTCAAGAATACGAGAATTTAACCAAATTAAATAGCCAGGCATTCCGCCTTCCCAAATATCTGTAAAACTTCTGACTTCGTTTTGGTCTCCAAATACAACATTATAGTTCCTGCCTGAAAAGAAAGGGGGGTCAATATAGATTAAATCAATGAAGTTGGAAGGCAAAGCCCTCATAATATGCAAATTATCTCCAAATATTAGTTGATTTGGCTCTAAATCTTTATGACCAAAAGATACTCTTTCTATAACTTGAAAAGGAAGGGAAATTTTAGGATAAATTTTTCTGTATTGCTCTTTCTCATCACAGCCAAGAGGAAGTTTATCAACTGGGATGTTTCCAAATCTTACAGGAGTTTTAAAGAATTCTGCTTGTTTAGGTATTTCTATATTAACCTCTTCGTCTGCTTGCTTGATTTCTTTTATTGTTTGACGTCTATATTCACTGATTTTACCATGAATATTTTCTTTTTTTATTTTTTTATATTTATTTTTAACATTTTTCATTTTCTTCACTCTTCTTTTCTTCCCGACAGGTATATTCTCCTTTCTTCTACTAACTCATGGAACCTTTTTATCTTGCTTTGTATGCTTTCGGGCCAGGCCTGCGCAGCCTTGGACAGCGCAAAGGTATCCAGTGTCGATACATCATCCCATTTGCCTGCTTTCTTGATTATTTCTTCCAGCTCTCTTCTTTCCTCGTCAGACTTTCCAGGCCATTTAATTTTCTCGTCCATGCTGACTTTTGCAATGAAGTCCGAGCCAGCTATTCTTTCCACGCCCTCTT
This window encodes:
- a CDS encoding site-specific DNA-methyltransferase, which translates into the protein MKNVKNKYKKIKKENIHGKISEYRRQTIKEIKQADEEVNIEIPKQAEFFKTPVRFGNIPVDKLPLGCDEKEQYRKIYPKISLPFQVIERVSFGHKDLEPNQLIFGDNLHIMRALPSNFIDLIYIDPPFFSGRNYNVVFGDQNEVRSFTDIWEGGMPGYLIWLNSRILEMKRLLKPTGSILVHCDWHASHYIKLELDKIFGYDNFRNEIVWRYRRWPAKQKNLQRMHDIIFWYSKGNDGEHSFKVIYEPLSESTIKADGGLKILNVFDENGNRIRGQKTGEKSPGAPMSDVWEISLMAPTAKERIGYPTQKPGALMERILETISKPGDIIADFFCGGGTTPAVAQKLGRRWIASDISKIAVSVTRDRLLRSVLGENKKEVQQSLGKVPDIEIKNWGVYEVPELVKMKEETFRNFIISAYNGRLTSSEGLIHGYKQSVPLFVGSPSQDDPITESEVVKFAKDIVKRRGHHQGIMIAWGFTPGARNVAKQLEIQHAVAIDFVKLQLVPIESNEFKEHVTSKHPEYKNLLRFILPPQVRISTKRTANLEYEFDVSESVSLNQSGKIINVQWDFSYNGERFISTPGYSFLGMKDNKPVLRVIYKFISAGKKKVACKVQDDEGGEKIEILEIDVK